The window CTGGCTGCTGCGTACGGTCAACCGGCGGGAGTGGAAGTGCTCGCCGAGCGGCACGGTGACCGGGCGGTCGCCGTACCAGCTGAGGTCGACAACCGTGCCCTCGACGGCGAGCAACTCCAGCGACCGGGCCAGCCCGGCCGATGTGGCGCTGGCGTGGAACACCAGGTCGCACCCGTCGGTGGCGGTGTCCGGGTGGGCGAAGCCGACGCCGAGCGCGGCGGCGGTCGCGGCTCGTGCGGGGTCGACGTCGACCAGTTCGACCCGTACGCCGGGGAACCGGGCGGCGAGCGCCGCGACGGTGGCACCGACCATGCCGGCGCCGACCACGGCGATCCGGTCACCGAGCAGGGGAGCGGCGTCCCACAGCGCGTTGACCGCGGTCTCCACCGTGCCGGCGAGTACCGCGCGGCGGGCCGGCACGGTGTCCGGGACCACGGTGACCGCGTCGGCCGGCACGACGTAGCGGGTCTGGTGCGGGTAGAGACAGAAGACGGTACGCCCGACGAGCGCGGTCGGGCCCTGCTCGACCTGCCCGACGTTGAGGTAGCCGTACTTGACCGGGGCGGGGAAGTCGCCGTCCTGGTACGGGGCGCGCATCGCGGCGTACTGGCTGGGCGGCACCGCGCCCCGGAAGACCAGCGTCTCGGTGCCCCGGCTGAGCCCGGTGAACCGGGTCCGCACCAGGACCTCGCCGGGGCCGGGCGGGCCGACCTCGACCGGGCGGATCTCGCCGGTGCCCGGGGTACGCAGCCAGAACGCGTGAGCACGCGGCGTCATCGGCTGTCTCCCCGTCTGTCAATCGCGCCTCGTCCCGGCGGCCCTGATAACCATAGCCGGGCACGGAGGGTGATTCTTGGTGCTCACCAGCGCAATTTGCAGATAAGCGCAACAAGGTTGACAGATCGATATGCGGCGATCAATTGTGGGTGCTGTCGGCGGTTGTTTCCAAGATCCGGGGGATACCCATGCGACGTTGCATCACGGCGGCGATCGCCTGCCTGTTGACGGTCACCGGCGGGTCGCTCGGGCTCGTGTCGCGGCCCGCCCAGGCAGCGTTCTCCTGCACGGTCGACTACCAGGTGGTCAGGGAATGGTCGACCGGGTTCGTCGCCCGGATGACACTGACCAACCTGGGTCCGCCGGTCTCCACCTGGCGACTCACCTTCACCCCGGGCGCCCGACAGACCATCAACTCCGCCTACCGGCAGGTGCCGCCCGGTCTCGTCCTGAGCCCGCTCGCCTGGCCGTACGAGCTGCGCTCCGACGCCGGGGCCTACCACCTGGACACCGGCGACTCGGTGCAGGTGCAGTTCAGCGGCAGCTACTCCGTGGCCAACCCGCCACCGACGAGCTACCACCTCAACGGCCAGACCTGCAACATGGACCCCGACCTGCCGCCGAGCCCGAGCGTCCCGCCGAGCCCGAGCGTCCCGCCGGCCGATCCGTTCCCGCCGGTCGTCGCGCTGCGCAGCCCGCAGATGAACCAGATCTTCGCCACGACCGGCCCCATCCCGGTGGCGGTCGACGTCACCGCCGCCGCCGGGCGTTGGATCACCCGGGTCGAGTTCCGCTCCGCCGGCACCCTGCTGCACACCGACACCACCGCCCCGTACGCCTTCACCTGGCACGGTGCCCCGCCGACCAACGGGACACGGATCGCCGCGACCGCCTACGACGACACCGGCGCCCACGCCACCGCCGAGGTCCGCGGCGTCCGGGTGGTGAGCCCCGCACCGCCCGGTTACGCCCCGGTGCTGACCGTGGCCGGCAACCAACTGGTCACCGTCGACCAGCAGCCCAGGCCGTATCAGCTGCGCGGCGTGGTCCGCGCCGGCGCCGAGACACTGTGCCGCGACGGCTCCGGGATCTTCCACGGTCCGGTCGACGACGCCTCGGTGCGGGCGATGCGGCGGTGGCGGATCAACGCCGTGCGGATCCTGC is drawn from Micromonospora sp. Llam0 and contains these coding sequences:
- a CDS encoding zinc-binding alcohol dehydrogenase, with amino-acid sequence MTPRAHAFWLRTPGTGEIRPVEVGPPGPGEVLVRTRFTGLSRGTETLVFRGAVPPSQYAAMRAPYQDGDFPAPVKYGYLNVGQVEQGPTALVGRTVFCLYPHQTRYVVPADAVTVVPDTVPARRAVLAGTVETAVNALWDAAPLLGDRIAVVGAGMVGATVAALAARFPGVRVELVDVDPARAATAAALGVGFAHPDTATDGCDLVFHASATSAGLARSLELLAVEGTVVDLSWYGDRPVTVPLGEHFHSRRLTVRSSQVGRVAPARRERHGYAGRLALALDLLTDERFDTLLTGESDFTDLPGVLPRLAAGELPALCHVIRYPTGG
- a CDS encoding Ig-like domain-containing protein — protein: MRRCITAAIACLLTVTGGSLGLVSRPAQAAFSCTVDYQVVREWSTGFVARMTLTNLGPPVSTWRLTFTPGARQTINSAYRQVPPGLVLSPLAWPYELRSDAGAYHLDTGDSVQVQFSGSYSVANPPPTSYHLNGQTCNMDPDLPPSPSVPPSPSVPPADPFPPVVALRSPQMNQIFATTGPIPVAVDVTAAAGRWITRVEFRSAGTLLHTDTTAPYAFTWHGAPPTNGTRIAATAYDDTGAHATAEVRGVRVVSPAPPGYAPVLTVAGNQLVTVDQQPRPYQLRGVVRAGAETLCRDGSGIFHGPVDDASVRAMRRWRINAVRILLDPECWLGRDPVPPDFRGAVYRDAIAGYAQRLVRHGITPILAWHGPATALQRTFWVDVAAHFDDDNSILFDLHGDAYPAVGELPPDTAWQAWRDGGPSAGLPPDWPEFGADTLIYNIRHFAGSHNALLVGGLDGGNDLSGWLAYPLDDRYAGGNLVAAWHVDDDAVCATPDCWQQQVTPVAAEVPVVAAEVSEDTGGHRFVAEVIDWLDDRRLGFLGSVWHTDGYGDVPPLIRGYDGRPTPYGAGVRAQLRR